In a single window of the Massilia oculi genome:
- a CDS encoding YceI family protein: protein MKIKHLIAAAAALAASTAFAAPVTYDIEPNHTYPSFEADHMGLSVWRGKFNKSSGTVTLDREAKTGSLDITVDINSIDFGHDKMNEHAKKPDIFDAAKYPTATFKSKSIKYTGDVPTSVDGELTLHGVTKPLTLQINKFKCIMHPMLKKEACGADVVGTFKRDDFGISFGLPNFSPEVKLAIQVEAVKR from the coding sequence ATGAAGATCAAGCACCTGATCGCGGCCGCCGCCGCCCTCGCCGCCAGCACCGCCTTCGCCGCGCCGGTCACCTACGACATCGAGCCGAACCACACCTATCCGAGTTTCGAAGCCGACCACATGGGCCTGTCGGTATGGCGCGGCAAGTTCAACAAGTCGAGCGGCACCGTGACCCTGGACCGCGAAGCCAAGACCGGCTCGCTGGACATCACCGTCGACATCAACAGCATCGACTTCGGCCACGACAAGATGAACGAGCACGCCAAGAAGCCGGACATCTTCGACGCCGCCAAGTACCCGACCGCGACCTTCAAGTCGAAGTCGATCAAGTACACCGGCGACGTGCCGACCTCGGTCGACGGCGAGCTGACCCTGCACGGCGTGACCAAGCCGCTGACGCTGCAGATCAACAAGTTCAAGTGCATCATGCACCCGATGCTGAAGAAGGAAGCCTGCGGCGCCGACGTGGTGGGCACCTTCAAGCGCGACGACTTCGGCATCAGCTTCGGCCTGCCGAACTTCTCGCCGGAAGTGAAGCTGGCGATCCAGGTCGAAGCCGTCAAGCGCTGA